CAAGTGCTGATTCCTGCTCTTCAGATAGCAGAAATTATGATGGAAAAACTTCCCGAGACATTCTCCAAGTTATTTGTGAGGGAAGGTGTTGTTCATGCTGTGGAAGCACTTATATGTCCGGAATCCTCAAATATGGTGCCTCCTCAGGTACCACCACAGGATAAGGATGGTGATTCTGTTATGTCCTCACGCCCTAGACGACAGCGTCGTCGTGGGGGTGCTGCACCTACAGAGAACAGTTTGTTAGATGTGTCAAACGCTTCCAATTCTGGCATTGCCAGCGCATCGCCATGCTCCACAGAAGTTCCAGTCACCAGTCTCCGTTTTGAAGTTAGCGATCGCGCGAAGTCGTTCAAAGATAAATACTTCCCTTCAGACCATGGTTCGAGCGATGCTGGAGTCACTGATGACCTTCTTAAACTGAGAGCACTGTGTGCAAAGTTGAATACTGCAACTGAAAATGTCGTAACAAAAGCCAAAGGGAAATCAAAAGCCTTGAGCCCTAGCCATTTTGACATCTCACATGATGTGGAGGAACAGTTAGACCTGATAGTAAATGAAATGCTTGCTGAGCTAAGCAAAGCCAATGGTGTTTCCACATTTGAGTTCATCAGGAGCGGAGTTATCACATCATTCCTTGACTATTTGTCATGTGGGACATTTGGGAAGGAAAAGGTATCCGAAGCAAACCTGCCAAAGCTTCGCCAGCAGGCGCTTAGGCGATACAAGTCCTTCATATCTGTTGCCCTTTCTGCTGACCGTGAAAGGGATGAAACTCCAATGACTCTTTTGGTCCAAAAACTGCAAAGTGCATTATGTTCATTGGAGCGTTTCCCTGTTGTGCTCAGCCAGTCTAACAGAATTGGTACTGGAGGCTCCCGTCTTACCTCAGGTCTTGGTGCTCTAGCTCAACCCTTCAAGTTGCGCCtgtgtcgagctcaaggcgaaaAATCACTTCGGGATTATTCATCAAATATTGTGCTTATTGATCCCTTTGCGAGTCTAGCAGCTGTCGAAGATTTTCTTTGGCCCAGAGTTCAGCGCGGTGAGGCTGCTTCCAAACCTCTAGCCGCTTCTGCAAATAATTCTGAATCTGGTACACCCGCTGCCACTGCTGGTGCATCATCAACACCTGCATCAGCCCGGCGTCCAACGACAAGATCAAAGTCATCTGCTGCAAGTGCTGGTACATCTAATAAGGAGCCTCTAGAGGAAAGCACTAGTAGTGCAAAGGCAAAAGGCAAAGCTGTTGTAAAACCAAGCTCAGCTGAACCAAAAGGACCGAACACAAGGAATGCTACCCGCAGGAAATTGGCCTCAGAGAAAGATTTGGACATGAAGCAAACACATGGCGACAGTAGTTCTGAGGTATGCCTTTTTTTTTGCACTCTACATGAATAAGAGAACTCCAAAAAAGGATGTGGTTGTTATTTCAGTATAGCTTCCTATAAGATTCTAGTGCATATTTCATCTAATCTGTGATACTGAATATGAGAAAGATCAGGTTAATAATAATAAATTATAAATAATGGATAACTTCCTTttgtttcttgtcatgtggctgCATCGGCACCGTAAGCTTTAGAAGGTGCTAGATAATTCATTGAACTATATCTTCCAGAAAAACTTCTGGGAATAGAGAAACATACTCAAATCTTGTATTTCTGTTTTTGCACGAACTGTGAAAGTTAGTGATATCATAAGGAATTTGTAGCAATAAGCTGTGCATGGATATCACGCGGGTTTGAATTTAGTTATTGTTGTTATATGTGACACAAGctgtatactccctccgtccgaaaaagcttgtcactcaaatgaatgtatctagcactaacttggtgatagatacatccattcgagggacaagctttttcggatggagggagtagatttTACCAATGATGTACATCATGTTTGAAAAAGAGGGCTTCATGTTTTAAGACATTTTGTACAAGTACCAGTGCAATTGGCACATACCCTAGGCCAGCACCAGATATTTAAACATGCATCTTCTTTGGGCATCGCTTCATGTCCATTTTTGTTATTCGTAGCTTCTTGCCAAAGAAATATATAAAGCTCCCCACCCTTTTATATATAACCCATGGTTGTTTATTGGCGCTTTCCTGGTGAGTTTCTCTGTGAGTAATGGTGCCATGCACTGAGACCATCTTGTGCTGTATAGTTTGCCATAATATGCAAGGGTGATTAAGCCATTGTCAACCAAGCTCACAATTTAAAATCTGAGGATAATGTTTGGATTTTTACTCGAACTGGAACTTTACCAGGTAATACCTCTTTATCTGTTATGTACTTATGTGCAGGATGAGGAGCTTGACACATCTCATATTGAGCTTGATGATCCTTTGATGATTGATGATGATGACATttcagaggatgaagatgatGACCATGAGGTGATAGTTATTATGATTCAATCCGCTTCATTTCTCTCGTAAATCTCATATGTATTTGTATTTGGAGTATTAATGTGTTCATGAGATAGTTTAGACAGCCGGCCAGTCTGGCCTATTTTACACTCATGCTTAGGTGTAAGTTGGGGGTAGACAAGCATCTATATTTTGCCTGTTTGACCTAAGTGATCCATCCACAGAGAATACAAAGGCATTGGGGGTGGCTCATATAGTAAATTAGTTTATGAGATTATACGCTGTAAGATACTAAACTTAACAGACATGCTTTAAGATTAGCCCACACTCAGGAAATAAAGGTCTTACTTGAACACCCTGAAGATCTTTTACTTTTTTCTGCTTCTAAATAAATAACGATGTTGAGATTCTCAGGTTCTCCAAGAGGGATCTCTTCCTATTTGTGTTCAAGATGGGGTGCATGATGTGAAATTGGGTGACGCTGATGACTCCAATGTTGGTTCAGCAAGTGATAGCCAGGCGCAGCCATCATCTGGTTCTGGTTCCAGTGCTAGAAACATTATGGGCAGGGGAGTAAATGCTGCTGAATTTCGAAGTGCGGGTGCCTTTGGATCGCAAGGTGCAATGTCATTTGTTGCTGCGACAATGGCTGGGCTGACTTCTGGTGGTGGTCGCGGTGTTAGAGGTGGTCGTGATCGGCGTGGCCTGTCACTTGGGGGTAGCATGAGTGAGCACAACAAACTGATATTCATGGCTGGTGGGAAGCAGCTTAGCAAAAATTTGACCGTATATCAAGCAATCCAACGTCAACTGATGCTCGATGAGGATGATGAAGAAAGGTTCAACGGGTCTGACTTACCAAACGATGGAAACCGATTCTGGGGTGACGTGTTCACGATAACTTACCAGAAGGCTGATAGCCAAGCTGAGAAGGGATCCCAAGGTAGTTCTGTCTCGTTGCATCAAAAATCTGAATCTTGCAGATCTGTTTCTGAAGCACACAAGGTTTCTCTTCTTGATAGCATCTTACAAGGGGAACTGCCATGTGATTTGGAGAAAACAAACTCAACCTACAGCATTTTAGCCTTGTTACGTGTATTAGAGGGGCTGAATCAGCTATCCCCTCGTTTAAGAGCACAGGCAGCATCTGATGATTTCGCCGAGGGGAAAATCGCTACGCTGGATGAGCTATATGAAACTGGAACCAAGATGCCTTCAGAAGAGTTCGTCAACAGCAAGTTGACACCAAAGCTTACTCGGCAAATGCAGGATGTTCTTGCACTCTGCAGTGGCAGTTTACCTTCTTGGTGTAACCAGATCACTAAAGCCTGCCCCTTTTTGTTCCCCTTCGAAACGAGGAGGCAGTACTTCCACTCCACAGCTTTCGGGTTGTCCCGGGCGTTGAACCGACTTCAGCAGCAACAAGGTGATAATCCCAACACTGGCAGCGAAAGAGAGGTCCGGTTTGGCAGGTTACAGCGGCAGAAAGTTCGTGTTTCCCGTAACCGTATTCTGGATTCTGCCGCTAAAGTTATGGAGATGTTCTCTAGCCAGAGAGCTGTTCTTGAGGTGGAATACTTTGGTGAGGTTGGGACAGGGCTGGGTCCTACGTTGGAGTTCTATACTCTCCTGGGCCATGAACTGCAGAGTGCTCGGTTGGGATTATGGAGATCTAGTTCGCCTTACGATTATTCAGAAATGGAAATCGATAAGAATGGTGTGATCCATGTGGATTCTGACGATGATTCGCCGGCTCCTCAAGAACTCAACTCATCCGAAGATGCCCGGAATCTGGTACAAGCTCCTCTTGGATTATTTCCTCGCCCTTGGCCTTCTAATGTTGATACCTCGGAGGGTAGCAGATTCCTCAAAGTCGTAGAATATTTCCGCTTGGTCGGTCGAGTTGTGGCGAAAGTCTTGCAGGATGGAAGGCTTTTAGATTTGCCTTTATCAACAGCATTTTATAAGCTCATACTCGGACAAGTAAGTACATACAGACCCTCTTATTCAGGGAAACAACATTCTTTTTTTTTTCATCTTGTTAtgcttgttctacttgagtttcTTATATCACTGTATTTCCTTCCATTTTCAGCATTTATTACTGATGTAAAATGCTTTCTATTTGCTAGGAGCTTGATTTATTCGACATTATCTCGTTCGATGCTGAGCTTGGAAAGACGCTGCAAGAACTGCGAGTTCTTGTTGAGCGTAAGAGGTTCCTTGAGTCCACCTGTGGCAAGGATCAGCTAGAAGTTGCAGACTTGCGTTTCCGGGGAGCTCCTATCGAGGACTTGTGTTTAGATTTTACTCTTCCAGGTTTTCCTGATTATATTCTCAAAGAAGGCGAGCAAAACACAATTGTAAGTGATTTCGTGTTTATCTTAGGGATTTTGTGTTTGCATTTGCTCTCTTTTTTTATGCGGGGAGTAATAAATAGAGTTTATTCTTTCCCTTAGGTTAATATCCACAACCTAGAGGAGTATGTTTCTTTGGTAGTCGATGCGACAGTGAAGTCAGGGATTATGAAGCAGGTTGAAGCTTTCAGATCAGGTTTTAGCCAGGTGCGACCTCTTTCTGTTCGTTTGTCAACTCCTTTTAATCGTTTTGTAGATGTCTCAAGACTTATTTATTTTTCCTAAATGCCTGCCTACTTTTCTCTGTTTTAGGTCTTTGATATCTCATCCCTCCAAATATTTTCACCTCAAGAGCTTGACTATCTAATATGTGGTCGTCAAGAAATATGGGAGGTAATGCTTCATCTCCCTCTCTTGATTTCAGTTGTGTTCCGTTACATTTCTACTGAACCGGACTTGATTGCTGCAGGCTGAATCACTGGTAGATAACATAAAATTTGATCATGGGTTTACTGCTAAAAGTCCTGCCATTATAAATGTAAGTGCGCCCGTATTTTCCTATATCTTAATCTGGCACTGTGTATATTTAATGATTTCTTGATCCTCTGCTTGTCTGCAGCTACTCGAGATCATGTCGGAATTTACCCCTGATCAGCAGCATGCATTCTGCCAGTTTGTAACCGGTGCTTCTCGGCTTCCAACTGGTGGTTTGGCTGCTCTTAGTCCCAAGCTTACCATAGTTCGAAAGGTGCTTTATGTCGACATCTGCTGCATACACGTCTTGTTTATGCCATGTTTCTTTCTTAACTTGTTATCTCTTTTGATTGTCAGCACCCCTCGAGTGGGGTGAGTACTTTGAATACAAGCGGGGTAACGGATGCCGCGGATGACGATTTGCCCAGCGTCATGACATGTGCCAATTATCTCAAACTACCCCCATATTCCACAAAAGTAAGTATGGCTTTATTCTCTGGTGTTTGGAGGTAAGTTTAAAGGTCTGTTGTATCCCCACTAACTCGCTTGTTTGGGCGTGTTCTTGCAGGAAGTCATGCGCAAGAAGCTGCTCTATGCCATCCTAGAAGGCCGTGGATCTTTTGATCTATCCTGAGCTGATAACTAACGATACAGGGCTCACCATTCGATGCCCGTCAATTTTATCCCGAATTAGTTTTCTTCTTCGTTGCCTGTAATAACATAGGTTGAGGTTACCAGCCGCTCTGCAGAAAGCTTGAAAGGTCAGGTTCCAGCTGTTACCAGCCTGCCTATGTTTGGCTTCGTCGTGGAATCTTTTGCTTCCGCTCATCCTCATGTGCTGTCTGTGTTGCGGTTTTTCAGTTGAACTTGCTGAAGCGGCGAGCCTCACGAGCACCACCGACAAGTATCAGGAGCACCTTTCCCTCCAGTACATGTAAATAAAAAGGAGTATACATATTTGTCGTAAGGATTTGTTCGTTCGTTGGCGATACCCTGTCCTATGTATCGATTTGAGAATGTTGCTGTGTTTGCTTTGACATTGTGTACATGTGTAACTCGATAATAAATCCGCGCGCTCTAGTGTATTTGAGACTATTCTTTGGCTGGTTCTCGAGTTGCGGTCTAAGCCCTATCGCCCAAACTTGAAAGGTAAAGTGGTCCCTGGCATTTTAACACAAATCAACATTTCAAACAGGGCCAGCATGTTAAACCACTCATCTTTCACAATGTTTGTGTTTATGATCAACCGATAGGATCTTATTTTCTCTGTTTTTTTTAACGATTTTGTGGTTCATCTACTGCCTtttgatgtggtaaacataagaAAAATAGAAGGATCCAAACTGAATTGCGAATCCGCCGCTCACAGAAGTAGATGGCACCATGTCATGCAGTTCTTTTGCGTCTTTCACGAGGGATGCGAGGGTGCACCGGTTAAGCTTCGACGATGTGATTTCAGATCTGTTGGCGGAGCGGAAAACCGTGGAGTAGTCAAGATCGTGCATGTTCTTGGAAGCAATTGAGAGTGCCTTTAGCAAGCTGTTAAGGTCTTCTTATTTGATAAATACACTGTCGATGTATGCAGCTGCTTGAGATCATGTGCAACTAGTTACTTGAGAGTGCCAAACATTACTGAGTGTTTCACCCGCGTGCAAAGTTTACTGGTAGAAAAACATTTGTAGTAGCATGGGAAAACAAACAAAATCGATTTTCAAAAAGGCTATCTCTCAAAGCACTTTTTGTAACAAAAAAATTACAATCTCCGAAAGTATTTTGAAGCAATATTTTATTTGTACCCGGGCCTCCACGAAAGCCGTCCCATCAGAAAAATGTGCAAGTGGTTAAAAAACTAAGCAATACTTGTCACTAATTTTTCTAAACTaatatttttctatttttctggaATTTATTGTACATCTCAGTTGGATGTGCACCCGGGATCAGTATGACATATTCAAAATTATGAAACAAGAGACAAATTGCTTGATAAATATGCCTTACATTTTCAAATCCGAGTtgagttttttttttaaaataggCAGCTTCGAAGAACAATTTGTAGTTTTTTTCAATCATGTCAAACCATGTGGAGATTGTATATTTATTTTTTGTTGTGCACGATGTTTTTGCCATGTTATTCTAGAAAACATGGCAACTTCCCTAACCTTTTCTTTTACATTGTACATGGAAAAATATGGGGGCAGGGCTATTTACacgaattcaaaaggaaaaatatgGCATGCATATGTTAGAATGCAACAAAGGTCTGCTAGATTTCATGAGGGAGAAAAGAATGTCTTCAAATGCGGCTCGTACAAAATAGATAAAAGAATTCTAATACCCGGCTTGGATCGTGATGCTGTATACTAGCTACTGTATTGAACATTAAAAAAAATTGCTATAGTGCACAAAGGAACTCAGCCTCATGATCCAGGTCGGGTAATCTTGACATGTCTTCGCCGTTGCTCATGCTCACGCAATGCAAGCACTCGGGTTGGTTTGGACGTCCAGCTATGGCATCCATCGTAAGATGTACAAAGGAGAAACATTAATAATAGTATTTTTCTAATTTTTTCACCCATCATATAAGTATCTGTTTGCCTCTGCATGGAGTATTTGTTTGCCTCTGCCTCGTGCCCGCCTCGGTTAGGTGCGCCATCTTGACCAAGCCTCGTTCCTACCTAGGCTAGGCGCGCCATTTTGACCGAGCGTATTGTTTCTATTTCACAAAGTAAAAAAAGGTATATAGAACACAGGCGAAACAAATTATCAAAATGTCTGCGTACCAAAACAAATTTTGTCCATTCTAGTTTGGTACGAAAAGGAATTATATGAACAGGTGTTGCCCCCAAATTAGCACGTGCTGGTATCAAGAGAACAATCCCGGTGCATAATAATAACATACTTGCAGCGTGGGCCCTGCATTTCTCTTTCAAAAGATGATTGACCTTAAATAGGCGGGCCCACATGAACATGACTGAAGGCTGTAAACAGGGTTCACAAAAGGTCCTCTACAACAGACATGGACAGGTAGATGCAACCAACGAGATTTCACTGTCACGCCATATTTTCTCTCTTCGTAtcataaacaaataaaagaaggATCCATCCCCCAATTTGGTGAGACAcacatgatgccatgccaacacTCGACAAAGACACATAAGATTGGGGATCTGTGCGCTCCCAAGCTCCCTTTTCCATTCTTTTTTGGAAAATTGAAACGTACTACATGTTAGAATTGCACTAGAAATATTTGAGTGTAGCTTGTACCGACCAAAAAAAAGTCGAGTATTTTCAAACTTGCTTGCGGTTgcattttttttaaagaaattttCCCAAAACGAAGCGCCAACTACAACTCAGGTGTCATCCTCTGATACCGGCTCAGTATATCGGAGGTGCTCATACGAGTAGGGGTAtatgtgtgcgttcataggggctAGTACGTGTGTGTATGTGGGCGTATGTGTTTGTGTTGTGTTCAAAACATAATTTCTTATGAGTGCACAATGATGACAACTATATGGGGAAAGTTTACCATATGTGGCACCATAAGTTTAACTATGAACTGGACTTTGTGAACATCTTACAAAAGCACCATACCGTGAAGATCCTACACCAAACGAATACGATATGATGGTCTCAATTTTATCTAGTTGAGTAGGTGTTCTTTTCTAGCCCCGGCGATGCCTCGTGGGTGGGGCTTTTGCTTTCAGGAGTCGGATGAGCGCGTCCGGTCGCCCAGCTGCCGTTGTCGCCAGGGCAGCAGGGCGACGGCCCATGCCCAGCCAAACTAGGTGCCCCGAGACCTAGTAGTGTTGTAGTGTATACAAAAAGCATGTAGGCTAGGAGGCCCATCATCCAACAGAAGCCCAACTGTCAAAGAGGCCTGAAGGCACACACACAGGGCGAGCGACTCTGTTCCCGTGAGAGCTATATCTCGCATTAAGCAAGATGGAATGATCACTTGCTGAAGGGTCCACAGTATTGTAACGCctcggatgtaactttccatatttgtaactccaactcttgccattttcgactatgtgttatgatattcccttcatggTTGGGTTTTTGTCTTCGTTTTgcttttgttcatgtcatgcattgcatatcatgtcatcatgtgcatctcatttgcatacgtgttcgtctcatacgtccgagcattttcccgttgtctgttttgcaatccgacactcccacatgcactggcgcacccctcttgtctcttttcgtgagcgggtgttaaacattctcggaatggaccaagtcttgccaagtggccttggtataccaccggtagaccgcctgtcaagtttcgttccatttggaggtcgtttgatgctccaacggttaaccgggtaaccgcaaaggcctcttgtgtgttgcagcccaacacccctccaaaacagcccaataacccatctaagtcacttccatgctctccgtcgttggatcacgatcgtgtgggcgaaaactacaccccatttggagtctcctagctccctctagctataaatatgtgcaccccTCCTCGAAATCCGGGTCCAAAACCCTAGCCCCCgctccctcgcgccgccggacacctTCCCCGCCACCGACGGACGTGTCCGCGCCGTCACCCGACGAAtccttctcgctctcatttgcgtatgttagccaccatatatgcttagtgcttgctgcagctccacctcattaccccatccttcctataagcttaaatagtcttgatctcgcgggtgtgagattgctgagtcctcgtgactcacagattctaccaaaacagttgcaggtgccgacgataccagtgcaggtgacgcaaccgagctcaagtgggagttcgacgaggaccgtggtcgttactatgtttcgtttttgatcagtagtggagcaaTATTGTGTGAAGTGACGATTGTAAgtcaactctctttatcccattcttgttcattacatggaaTAGTGTGGAGCaatatttttctgttttttttgctttcttttgtttcttctcttttttcttcttcgggcttttattctttttatttatttcttaggttttatttctattttctttggtttattttctttattttttggttttctttgctTCTTTTGGTTTTCCTTTTACACTTTTTGTTTATGTCAAGCACATTTTTCTATATACATTAACATTTTTCCAATACAAATAAATTTTTTTAATATATGTTCGacattttttcatacacatttaattttttttcaaatgcttgattaacaatTTTCAAATATAAGATTAACATTTTATGAATACATGGTCAAAAAAATATCTATACCCCAGCCAAAAAAATTCTAcacattttgaacattttttgtatGCTTTATTAACAATTTTCAAATAAAGAgattaatattttttgaatacatggtcaatatATTTTAGACACATTTAACACTTTTGAAAAGATTGATTACATTTTGCAAACACTggttcaattttttttttcaaatgcttgattaacatttatatatacatgatcaatttttttcatcattttttattacaTGGTCGACATTTTTCTGTACACATTTAATATTtcccaaatgcttgattaacattttttaaatacttgttcaacatctTTTCCAAATGCTTGATTACCATTTTTATATACGTGATAAAaaatcatcattttttaatacatgatcaactttttttctatacacattaaACATTTTCCGAATGCATGtacaacatttttcaaatacttgttcaataatttttttgtacattgtttttttgtaatatatatatTTACAATATTTAAATTATAAACAAGAATacaaaataaatcaaaaataaaaaaaataaaaaagttaAAAAAACAGGAAAAAGAGGTTGTGGTCTCCCAGACGCGTGTGCCGGCCCATCTCGCTCGCCTCGTGAGCGAGTCAGAAGCTACACTCGTTGAAGGCGAGATATAGGGGCGCCCCTCTGTTCCTCCTCAGTCTGCACACCAGTTCGTTTTCTGCCGCAGGATGTTACCGCATAGGGCGTGTTCGCAAGGAATAGCAAGAGTCAAAGGTAAATCTCTAGAAGAATTTCTCTTATCCCTCAATCTTAATCTAGTGATTAATCTATAGTCTTATTTTTACAACAGTAGTATCCTTGGAGTATGTTGTTTTCGACTATGGATTAAGAGTGCAGAAATCCATGCAAGAGTCAAAGGGAACCAGCAGTGGATGAAATCCATGCGCTGCCTTCCCCGTCTCCCCTTTAGTTTCTCTTTCCACCTCTGCTCGTCACAGGGACAAATAAAAGTCAAACAACCATAGTGGTTCAGAAAATTCAAAACGGAATTAAGTCTAGAAAACTTAGGCATCTATTAGGCTCCTTGGAGCCCGGTATTTTGAAAGAATTCAAAACGATATTTTAAATTTCAAAACAATTAATTTCTTTTGTGAAAACTTATGTTCGTTatatatctataatttttcattaaAGAATATGATAATAGGAAATCTACACGAAAAATAAACTTTTGTCCCAATAACAAACAAAAATAAGCCGCATTTTGATATACGTATTTGTATGTTTTGTGGAGTAAAGTGCATTTTAGACAACAAAATCCTACATTTTGACATGTGCCCATCAGAATGTTTTCCAAAAGAAGCAATATTTTTTAGACAACAAAATTGCTAAATTTGCCATATACACATGGCAATTTTGCTTGCAtcttctttttgtgtttaaataAAAAATCCCCTAAATTTGCCATGTGCACATTTGCAATTTTCCAAGACCTGCCATGTATTTTTTAGATAACAAAATTCATAAAATTCCTAAATTTGCCATCATGTTCAAAGACATAATCCATATCTTTCGCCATGCGCCCATTTTCAAATTTCCCAAAAGTTGCGATGTGTTTTTATACAAGAATTTCCTTCATTTTCTTTCATGTACCCTATTGGCAAATTCCTAAATTTTCCATCTTTGTCACAAATCAAAATCCCTAGGTTGCCATCTTCTCCACAAGAATATTATATCCCTAAATCTGACATGTCACCATTAGAAATTCAAAAAATTGCCATGTGTTTTTAGAGAAAAAACTCGTCAATTTGTAGTTTTTTTTCAATCATGGAAAACCATGTGGAAATTGTATATATATTTTTTGTTGTGCACGACGTTTTTGCCCTGTTATTCAAGAAAACATGGCAACTTTCCTAACCTTTTTCTAAATTTGTACATGAAAAAATAACGACAATTTTTGTAAAGCCACATGTCAAATTTTGGCAAAACCACATGGAAATTTTTGAGGATTTATTTTGATCAATCAAAATGGCAAATTATTTGTTGTCATATGggatttgtttcttttcttgACTTTCCATGTTGGGAAATTATATTTTGTACCATGGCAAAAACAATTTGTAGTGGCAAAATATATTTTCCTACCATGGCAAATTCCTACTTTTCTCTTAGTTTTCCCATGATggcaattttaaattttggcaaCATGGAAAATTATATTATTAGACCATGGCAAATTCTTTATTTCCTTACATTTCATGTTACATGTCAATTTTATTTCTTGTAACATGGAAATTTTTTGTGTACCATGGAAAACTCATTTTTGTACATACCTCttgatttttcattttttttgaaaatatcatgttaaattcttttttagtaaattattttgaaataaacaatggCAAATTTATTTTCCTAATACCAATGTAAATTAGCTGAACATGGAAACTTTGTTTAGTGTGTTTAAGATGATTTTTTTATAAATACATGAATCTTGAACATGGCCACAATAGGTTTTCAACATATAGGTGATTTTTGTCATGGTAAAATAATGAAGGTAATGGCAGTTGGGCTGGACCGCACGGGCGTACCTATCCCAGTGAACTAAACGTTCGCTTCTCCCAGGGAAGCAAACATGCTGGCACACTTTCTGGCTAGGACTTGTTCTGATTCTAAGACTAGCTATGTTTGGGTGGAATCCCTAAAAAAAGCTATCTTTGGGTGGATGTTACTCCTGATCTTTTATTACCTCTTTTACCCTTTTTTTCTGAGGGTACCTCTTTTACTTCTTGATGTAACATTGCCACATTATAAATAAAAGTGCCAGCAGGCTTTAAAAAAAAAGAATGTTCGCTTGTCCCCCTGGTGGATCGAATGAACTGTTCCAACGTAAGAGCATCTCCGATAGATGATGTAGATGAAAAAATAACTAACTTTTGCATCTTCGAGGCCC
The sequence above is a segment of the Aegilops tauschii subsp. strangulata cultivar AL8/78 chromosome 6, Aet v6.0, whole genome shotgun sequence genome. Coding sequences within it:
- the LOC109756753 gene encoding E3 ubiquitin-protein ligase UPL3 translates to METRSRKRAAASTSSPASSSKRARTAPAGRPGPPAMDPSPSSRRRARAAAAAAAAAAEKGKDPDPSSTSNPAPPHHHHHEEDDDEDDDDSAAAPFPPSFTSASTALQGLLRRLGAGLDDLLPGSAAAAAASSTTSAQLKRILAGLQAEGDESRQLGSLMQLCEMLSIGTEDSLAAFPIDAFVPLLVGLLREEDGPGASPEVMLLAARALANLVDVLPSACSSVVHYGAIPCFCARLLTIEYMDLAEQSLQALRKISLEHPTACLRAGALMAVLSYLDFFSTGVQRVALSTAANICRKLPSDASEFVMEAVPLLTNLLHHHDSKVLEHASVCLTRIAEAFAHHPEKLDELCNHGLVAQAANLVSISNSPGQTSLSTSTYTGLIRLLSTCASGSLLAAKTLLLLGISGTIKEILSGSGLVAGTSVAPALSRPADQMFEIVSLADDLLPHLPVGIISLPTNCRVFIKGSSTRRPAPTKQDGAGSTENERSGHESLLQEHPELLQQFGMDLLPVMTQVYGSSVNAPIRHKCLSIIGKLMCYSSAEMIQTLLSTTNISSFLAGILAWKDPQVLIPALQIAEIMMEKLPETFSKLFVREGVVHAVEALICPESSNMVPPQVPPQDKDGDSVMSSRPRRQRRRGGAAPTENSLLDVSNASNSGIASASPCSTEVPVTSLRFEVSDRAKSFKDKYFPSDHGSSDAGVTDDLLKLRALCAKLNTATENVVTKAKGKSKALSPSHFDISHDVEEQLDLIVNEMLAELSKANGVSTFEFIRSGVITSFLDYLSCGTFGKEKVSEANLPKLRQQALRRYKSFISVALSADRERDETPMTLLVQKLQSALCSLERFPVVLSQSNRIGTGGSRLTSGLGALAQPFKLRLCRAQGEKSLRDYSSNIVLIDPFASLAAVEDFLWPRVQRGEAASKPLAASANNSESGTPAATAGASSTPASARRPTTRSKSSAASAGTSNKEPLEESTSSAKAKGKAVVKPSSAEPKGPNTRNATRRKLASEKDLDMKQTHGDSSSEDEELDTSHIELDDPLMIDDDDISEDEDDDHEVLQEGSLPICVQDGVHDVKLGDADDSNVGSASDSQAQPSSGSGSSARNIMGRGVNAAEFRSAGAFGSQGAMSFVAATMAGLTSGGGRGVRGGRDRRGLSLGGSMSEHNKLIFMAGGKQLSKNLTVYQAIQRQLMLDEDDEERFNGSDLPNDGNRFWGDVFTITYQKADSQAEKGSQGSSVSLHQKSESCRSVSEAHKVSLLDSILQGELPCDLEKTNSTYSILALLRVLEGLNQLSPRLRAQAASDDFAEGKIATLDELYETGTKMPSEEFVNSKLTPKLTRQMQDVLALCSGSLPSWCNQITKACPFLFPFETRRQYFHSTAFGLSRALNRLQQQQGDNPNTGSEREVRFGRLQRQKVRVSRNRILDSAAKVMEMFSSQRAVLEVEYFGEVGTGLGPTLEFYTLLGHELQSARLGLWRSSSPYDYSEMEIDKNGVIHVDSDDDSPAPQELNSSEDARNLVQAPLGLFPRPWPSNVDTSEGSRFLKVVEYFRLVGRVVAKVLQDGRLLDLPLSTAFYKLILGQELDLFDIISFDAELGKTLQELRVLVERKRFLESTCGKDQLEVADLRFRGAPIEDLCLDFTLPGFPDYILKEGEQNTIVNIHNLEEYVSLVVDATVKSGIMKQVEAFRSGFSQVFDISSLQIFSPQELDYLICGRQEIWEAESLVDNIKFDHGFTAKSPAIINLLEIMSEFTPDQQHAFCQFVTGASRLPTGGLAALSPKLTIVRKHPSSGVSTLNTSGVTDAADDDLPSVMTCANYLKLPPYSTKEVMRKKLLYAILEGRGSFDLS